The following are encoded together in the Penaeus chinensis breed Huanghai No. 1 chromosome 20, ASM1920278v2, whole genome shotgun sequence genome:
- the LOC125036002 gene encoding WD repeat-containing protein 76-like, with protein MPTVRSSASTKRNKRLLEDISNTVEISKAANMKKPSLKKNLMLSEDEDEEIREPVPKRSRTARASSGPKKKVDIKKEELSDEEPEAKPIRRTKRAAILKMKEEPATDDDDDEEEEEEEEEEDEEYEDEDGENYYTVKEKKNVKSQKKDVKVKQELESEEEKETPSMKLSDYELMIQKNIEERQKFLASLKIFEARNELEELAPQPVGKKATNRGITRIKEAPEPTERRRSLRQQKMTPDGADLQLPSEKEIAKGLAESSEQRNPRPPPGPGPVMDYFSASGREEFEEFLKDVHSMKVAGGEKSVWSQDSQSVIKTLKKMKITESLVAKVVPSRTFSVQIHPTLDKTLVMIGGKYGELGLWDVHREDSSNGAHFFSPHSRPINCLTVDPWNYQNVYTTSYDGSVRRTDLTSGIVQQVYSYVEEEAYNVYTSWHAHRDENTMLVGGSLGDLVQVDVRDCNSNPVEYKVHNGKVVKLVTVHPTQSHYVATSSRDGCVSLWDLRKIKKNTPISECPHGRNVSGLEFSPVTGNTLISTCSDNYLRFISCDLSDLKVQKKIHHNNQTGRWLTTFKARFLPGREDLIVVGSMMQPRRIEVWSNDGQLAHEFKGEDFASVASINAFHPTKAVLAGCNSSGRVHVFM; from the exons ATGCCTACAGTGAGATCATCAGCCTCAACCAAG AGAAACAAGAGATTATTGGAGGATATAAGTAATACTGTTGAGATATCCAAGGCAGCAAACATGAAGAAACCATCTTTGAAAAAG AATTTAATGTTgtcagaagatgaagatgaggaaatcCGTGAACCAGTGCCTAAAAGGTCAAGAACTGCTAGAGCATCATCTGGGCCAAAGAAAAAGGTTGACATCAAGAAGGAAGAACTGTCAGATGAGGAACCAGAAGCAAAACCCATAAGGAGGACCAAGAGAGCAGCCATTctgaagatgaaggaagaaccagcaacagatgatgatgatgatgaggaggaggaggaagaggaagaggaggaagacgaagaatatgaagatgaagatggagagaatTATTAcactgtaaaagaaaagaaaaatgtgaaatcTCAAAAAAAGGATGTAAAAGTTAAG CAAGAATTGGAgtctgaagaagagaaagaaactccATCTATGAAACTCTCGGATTATGAGCTCATGATACAAAAGAACATTGAAGAAAGACAGAAGTTTTTAGCATCACTCAAGATTTTTGAGGCCAGAAATGAACTTGAAGAGTTAGCCCCACAGCCTGTAGGCAAGAAAGCAACAAACAGAGGGATTACCCGCATCAAGGAGGCCCCAGAACC AACCGAGCGTCGAAGGAGTTTAAGGCAGCAGAAAATGACCCCGGATGGAGCAGATTTGCAGCTGCCCTCTGAAAAGGAGATTGCCAAGGGGTTGGCAGAATCTTCAGAGCAGAGGAACCCTCGACCCCCACCTG GACCAGGACCAGTAATGGACTATTTCAGTGCTTCAGGAAGGGAAGAGTTTGAGGAATTCCTGAAAGATGTACACAGTATGAAAGTGGCAGGAGGAGAAAAGAGTGTTTGGTCACAGGATAGCCAAAG TGTTATCAAGAcattgaagaagatgaagattacAGAATCTCTTGTTGCTAAGGTAGTTCCCAGCCGGACTTTCTCAGTCCAGATCCACCCAACGTTAGATAAGACTTTGGTCATGATTGGTGGAAAATATGGAGAGCTTG GACTTTGGGATGTGCATCGTGAAGACTCAAGCAATGGTGCCCATTTCTTCAGTCCACACTCACGGCCAATCAACTGCCTTACTGTAGACCCTTGGAATTATCAGAATGTTTACACAACAAGTTATGATGGATCTGTAAGGAGAACAGATCTGACATCAGGGATTGTCCAGCAG GTTTACAGCTATGTTGAAGAAGAAGCCTATAATGTATATACTTCATGGCATGCACATAGAGATGAAAATACAATGCTTGTTGGAGGAAGCCTTGGGGATTTGGTTCAG GTTGATGTCCGTGACTGCAACAGCAATCCAGTGGAGTACAAGGTACATAATGGCAAAGTAGTCAAATTGGTGACTGTGCACCCAACACAGAGTCATTATGTTGCAACATCATCAAGAGATGG GTGTGTTTCTCTATGGGACttgagaaaaatcaagaaaaatacacCAATTTCTGAATGTCCTCATGGCCGTAATGTGTCTGGTTTGGAGTTCTCACCAGTTACAG gaAATACCCTGATTTCAACCTGCTCAGACAATTACTTGAGGTTCATATCATGTGACTTGAGTGATTTAAAAG TACAAAAGAAAATTCACCACAACAATCAAACAGGAAGATGGCTGACTACCTTTAAGGCCCGCTTCCTACCAGGAAGGGAGGACTTAATAGTTGTGGGGTCCATGATGCAGCCAAGAAGG ATTGAAGTATGGTCGAATGATGGTCAGTTGGCACATGAATTCAAAGGTGAAGATTTTGCATCGGTCGCAAGTATAAACGCATTCCATCCTACAAAAGCTGTTCTGGCAGGATGTAATTCCTCAGGAAGAGTACATGTCTTTATGTAG